A portion of the Malania oleifera isolate guangnan ecotype guangnan chromosome 3, ASM2987363v1, whole genome shotgun sequence genome contains these proteins:
- the LOC131152395 gene encoding 3-ketoacyl-CoA thiolase 2, peroxisomal isoform X1 gives MDRAIYRQRVLLEHLRPSNQNHESSVSASVCLAGDSAAYQRTAAFGDDVVIVAAYRTAMCKSKRGGFKDTFADDLLAPVLKAVVEKTNLNPSEVGDIVVGTVLAPGSQRASECRMAAFYAGFPETVPVKTVNRQCSSGLQAVADVAAAIKAGFYDIGIGAGLESMTANPMAFDGTVNPKVAEFEQAQNCLLPMGVTSENVAARFGVTRQEQDQAAVESHWKAAAATALGKFKDEIIPVATKIVDPKTGEEKPVTISVDDGIRPKTTISDLGKLKPVFKKDGSTTAGNSSQVSDGAGAVLLMKRSVAMCKGLPILGVFRTFAAVGVDPSIMGIGPAVAIPAAVKSAGLELQDIDLFEINEAFGSQFVYCQKKLDLDPEKINVNGGAMAIGHPLGATGARCVATLLHEMKRRGKDCRFGVVSMCIGSLPLSLPLPLPLSMIWLMTNMCDPLGALQGQEWEQQQCWRGVTVLMNSAMHGKLKPTIFYRGMPGRLHHASPCVSITCLFNKIYSWKRDS, from the exons ATGGATAGAGCGATTTACAGACAGAGAGTTCTGCTTGAACATCTCCGTCCTTCTAATCAAAACCACGAGTCTTCAGTATCT GCATCTGTTTGTTTGGCTGGTGATAGTGCTGCATACCAGAGAACTGCTGCATTTGGCGATGATGTGGTTATAGTGGC TGCATATCGTACTGCAATGTGCAAGTCCAAAAGGGGTGGTTTTAAGGACACTTTTGCTGATGATCTACTTGCGCCTGTTTTAAAG GCAGTGGTAGAGAAAACAAACCTGAACCCAAGTGAAGTTGGGGATATTGTCGTCGGTACAGTGCTTGCACCAGGTTCCCAAAGAGCAAGTGAATGCAGGATGGCTGCATTTTATGCTGGTTTTCCTG AAACTGTTCCAGTTAAAACTGTAAATAGACAATGTTCCTCTGGCCTTCAGGCAGTTGCCGATGTTGCTGCTGCTATTAAAGCCGGATTCTATGACATTG GTATTGGGGCAGGGTTGGAATCTATGACAGCAAATCCAATGGCTTTTGATGGGACAGTCAATCCAAAA GTAGCAGAATTTGAACAAGCCCAAAATTGTCTTCTCCCCATGGGCGTTACTTCTGAAAATGTGGCTGCTCGTTTTGGAGTAACAAGACAGGAGCAAGACCAGGCTGCA GTTGAGTCTCATTGGAAGGCTGCTGCTGCAACTGCCCTTGGTAAATTCAAAGATGAAATAATTCCTGTAGCCACCAAG ATTGTTGACCCAAAGACTGGGGAGGAGAAACCAGTTACAATCTCTGTGGATGATGGTATTCGGCCTAAAACGACAATTTCAGATCTGGGAAAGCTGAAACCTGTGTTTAAGAAAGATGGGAGCACTACTGCTG GGAACTCCAGCCAAGTGAGTGATGGTGCTGGAGCTGTTCTCCTTATGAAGAGAAGTGTTGCAATGTGTAAAGGATTACCCATTCTTGGTGTATTTAG GACATTTGCTGCTGTTGGCGTGGATCCCAGCATCATGGGCATTGGCCCAGCTGTTGCAATTCCTGCTGCAGTCAAGTCTGCTGGTCTTGAACTACAGGATATTGatctttttgaaataaatgag GCATTTGGTTCCCAATTTGTATATTGTCAGAAGAAGCTGGATCTTGATCCAGAAAAGATTAATGTCAATGGAGGTGCAATGGCCATTGGGCACCCTTTAGGTGCAACAG GTGCCCGCTGTGTTGCTACTCTATTGCACGAGATGAAGCGCCGTGGCAAAGACTGTCGTTTCGGAGTGGTGTCAATGTGCATAggttctctccctctctctctccctctccctctccctctctctatgaTATGGCTGATGACCAATATGTGTGACCCACTTGGTGCACTGCAGGGACAGGAATGGGAGCAGCAGCAGTGCTGGAGAGGGGTGACTGTGTTGATGAACTCCGCAATGCACGGAAAATTGAAACCCACAATCTTTTATCGAGGGATGCCCGGTAGACTTCACCATGCTTCTCCCTGCGTGTCAATCACCTGTCTATTCAATAAAATTTATAGCTGGAAGAGGGATTCATAA
- the LOC131152395 gene encoding 3-ketoacyl-CoA thiolase 2, peroxisomal isoform X2 has protein sequence MDRAIYRQRVLLEHLRPSNQNHESSVSASVCLAGDSAAYQRTAAFGDDVVIVAAYRTAMCKSKRGGFKDTFADDLLAPVLKAVVEKTNLNPSEVGDIVVGTVLAPGSQRASECRMAAFYAGFPETVPVKTVNRQCSSGLQAVADVAAAIKAGFYDIGIGAGLESMTANPMAFDGTVNPKVAEFEQAQNCLLPMGVTSENVAARFGVTRQEQDQAAVESHWKAAAATALGKFKDEIIPVATKIVDPKTGEEKPVTISVDDGIRPKTTISDLGKLKPVFKKDGSTTAGNSSQVSDGAGAVLLMKRSVAMCKGLPILGVFRTFAAVGVDPSIMGIGPAVAIPAAVKSAGLELQDIDLFEINEAFGSQFVYCQKKLDLDPEKINVNGGAMAIGHPLGATGARCVATLLHEMKRRGKDCRFGVVSMCIGTGMGAAAVLERGDCVDELRNARKIETHNLLSRDAR, from the exons ATGGATAGAGCGATTTACAGACAGAGAGTTCTGCTTGAACATCTCCGTCCTTCTAATCAAAACCACGAGTCTTCAGTATCT GCATCTGTTTGTTTGGCTGGTGATAGTGCTGCATACCAGAGAACTGCTGCATTTGGCGATGATGTGGTTATAGTGGC TGCATATCGTACTGCAATGTGCAAGTCCAAAAGGGGTGGTTTTAAGGACACTTTTGCTGATGATCTACTTGCGCCTGTTTTAAAG GCAGTGGTAGAGAAAACAAACCTGAACCCAAGTGAAGTTGGGGATATTGTCGTCGGTACAGTGCTTGCACCAGGTTCCCAAAGAGCAAGTGAATGCAGGATGGCTGCATTTTATGCTGGTTTTCCTG AAACTGTTCCAGTTAAAACTGTAAATAGACAATGTTCCTCTGGCCTTCAGGCAGTTGCCGATGTTGCTGCTGCTATTAAAGCCGGATTCTATGACATTG GTATTGGGGCAGGGTTGGAATCTATGACAGCAAATCCAATGGCTTTTGATGGGACAGTCAATCCAAAA GTAGCAGAATTTGAACAAGCCCAAAATTGTCTTCTCCCCATGGGCGTTACTTCTGAAAATGTGGCTGCTCGTTTTGGAGTAACAAGACAGGAGCAAGACCAGGCTGCA GTTGAGTCTCATTGGAAGGCTGCTGCTGCAACTGCCCTTGGTAAATTCAAAGATGAAATAATTCCTGTAGCCACCAAG ATTGTTGACCCAAAGACTGGGGAGGAGAAACCAGTTACAATCTCTGTGGATGATGGTATTCGGCCTAAAACGACAATTTCAGATCTGGGAAAGCTGAAACCTGTGTTTAAGAAAGATGGGAGCACTACTGCTG GGAACTCCAGCCAAGTGAGTGATGGTGCTGGAGCTGTTCTCCTTATGAAGAGAAGTGTTGCAATGTGTAAAGGATTACCCATTCTTGGTGTATTTAG GACATTTGCTGCTGTTGGCGTGGATCCCAGCATCATGGGCATTGGCCCAGCTGTTGCAATTCCTGCTGCAGTCAAGTCTGCTGGTCTTGAACTACAGGATATTGatctttttgaaataaatgag GCATTTGGTTCCCAATTTGTATATTGTCAGAAGAAGCTGGATCTTGATCCAGAAAAGATTAATGTCAATGGAGGTGCAATGGCCATTGGGCACCCTTTAGGTGCAACAG GTGCCCGCTGTGTTGCTACTCTATTGCACGAGATGAAGCGCCGTGGCAAAGACTGTCGTTTCGGAGTGGTGTCAATGTGCATAg GGACAGGAATGGGAGCAGCAGCAGTGCTGGAGAGGGGTGACTGTGTTGATGAACTCCGCAATGCACGGAAAATTGAAACCCACAATCTTTTATCGAGGGATGCCCGGTAG